One Cucurbita pepo subsp. pepo cultivar mu-cu-16 chromosome LG11, ASM280686v2, whole genome shotgun sequence DNA window includes the following coding sequences:
- the LOC111806080 gene encoding probable diphthine methyl ester synthase, with the protein MLFIIGLGLGDEKDITLRGLECVRKCEKVYMEAYTSLLSFGLASDGISSLEKLYGKTITVADREMVEEKADQILSEARTSDVAFLVVGDAFGATTHSDLVVRAKSLGIEVRVVYNASVMNAIGICGLQLYRYGETVSIPFFTETWKPSSFYEKIQKNRGLGLHTLCLLDIRVKEPSLESLCRGRKEYEPPRFMSINTAIEQLLEVEQMEGQSVYNDDTLCVGFARLGSESQMIVAGTMKQLRSIDFGSPLHCLVIVGKTHPVEEEMLDFYKSGTENLEQDVVNVAV; encoded by the exons ATGTTGTTCATTATAGGATTAGGATTGGGAGATGAAAAGGACATCACTCTCAGAGGCTTAGAATGTGTGAGGAAATGCGAAAAGGTTTACATGGAAGCCTACACTTCTCTCTTGTCCTTCGGTCTTGCTTCCGACGGTATTTCTTCTCTG GAGAAGCTCTACGGAAAGACTATTACAGTTGCAGATCGGGAAATGGTGGAGGAGAAGGCCGATCAGATACTCTCCGAGGCTCGTACCTCTGATGTTGCTTTTCTGGTTGTTGGCGACGCTTTCGG AGCTACGACACACTCCGATCTGGTTGTTCGAGCAAAGAGTTTGGGGATTGAAGTCAGAGTGGTTTACAATGCATCTGTGATGAATGCAATTGGAATTTGTGGCTTGCAACTATATCGGTATGGGGAGACCGTTTCGATACCGTTTTTTACCGAAACGTGGAAACCGAGTAGCTTCTATGAGAAGATTCAGAAAAACCGTGGACTTGGTTTGCACACACTCTGCTTGTTAG ATATACGAGTAAAGGAGCCATCGTTGGAGTCTTTATGCAG GGGAAGGAAAGAGTATGAACCACCTAGATTTATGTCTATAAACACAGCAATTGAGCAGCTCTTAGAGGTTGAGCAAATGGAAGGACAATCTG TATACAATGACGACACGCTGTGTGTCGGATTTGCTCGTCTCGGAAGCGAAAGTCAGATGATTGTAGCGGGAACGATGAAGCAGTTGAGAAGTATTGATTTTGGGTCGCCTCTACATTGCCTTGTGATTGTAGGAAAGACCCATcctgttgaagaagaaatgttGGACTTTTATAAATCTGGAACCGAGAATCTCGAACAGGACGTCGTCAACGTAGCTGTTTAA
- the LOC111806082 gene encoding cytokinin riboside 5'-monophosphate phosphoribohydrolase LOG1-like: MEVERREAEIHRTAAVEAEVESRFRRICVFCGSSSGKNPSYQIAAIQLGKQLVERNIDLVYGGGSIGLMGLVSQAVYDGGRHVLGVIPKSLMPREITGETIGEVRAVSGMHQRKAEMARQADAFIALPGGYGTLEELLEVITWAQLGIHEKPVGLLNVDGYYNSLLSFIDKAVDEGFVSPAARSIIVSAQTAHELISKLEEYVPKHSSVAKLSWEMDQQLGYTTKSDISR, from the exons atggaagtggAGCGGCGAGAGGCAGAGATACACCGTACGGCGGCGGTTGAGGCGGAGGTGGAATCGAGGTTCCGTCGTATCTGCGTGTTCTGCGGCAGCAGCTCCGGCAAGAATCCGAGCTATCAAATTGCCGCAATTCAACTCGGAAAGCAACTG GTCGAAAGGAACATTGACCTTGTTTATGGCGGAGGAAGCATTGGGCTTATGGGCTTGGTTTCTCAAGCCGTCTACGACGGCGGACGCCACGTGTTAGG AGTGATCCCAAAATCTCTCATGCCAAGAGag aTCACTGGAGAGACAATTGGAGAAGTGAGAGCTGTATCTGGAATGCACCAACGCAAAGCTGAGATGGCGCGTCAAGCGGATGCATTTATTGCCTTGCCTG GTGGCTACGGAACATTGGAGGAACTGTTGGAAGTCATCACTTGGGCTCAATTGGGCATCCACGAAAAGCCg GTAGGGTTGCTGAACGTGGATGGGTATTACAACTCGCTCTTGTCGTTCATTGACAAAGCAGTTGACGAAGGCTTCGTGTCACCAGCTGCCCGTAGCATCATCGTTTCTGCCCAAACTGCCCATGAGCTCATCTCCAAGCTAGAG GAGTACGTCCCAAAGCATTCCAGCGTAGCGAAACTGAGCTGGGAAATGGATCAACAACTCGGTTATACAACAAAGTCAGACATTTCTCGTTGA